From the genome of Aquila chrysaetos chrysaetos chromosome 12, bAquChr1.4, whole genome shotgun sequence, one region includes:
- the LOC115349221 gene encoding retinol dehydrogenase 8-like isoform X2, with protein sequence MARRNVLITGCSSGIGLALAVKMAKDEQKRFKVYATMRNLAKKEPLEEAAGRSLGKTLEIKQLDVCDEQSIKTCVNSIPDRRIDILGILFNDVYAASKFAVEGFCESLAIQALKFKLQLSLIEPGPVVTEFERKVFEDGMKMDLSAADEETAEMFTNIYLKNYKQIFQSLGQSAEDVAEHTVKIILAENPPFRHQTNTLYTPMTTLKYADPNGDLPIDTFYKMVFHHDKIFSASLNFIKLLRWRSRKSFDLGKPSQ encoded by the exons ATGGCAAGAAGAAATGTCCTCATTACAGGTTGCTCCTCAGGAATTGGACTGGCATTAGCCgtaaaaatggcaaaagatgaacagaaaagatttaaag TGTATGCCACAATGCGGAATCTGGCCAAGAAAGAGCCACTCGAGGAAGCTGCAGGTCGCAGTCTGGGCAAAACCCTCGAAATTAAACAACTGGATGTCTGTGATGAACAGTCTATTAAAACTTGTGTGAATAGTATCCCTGACAGAAGGATTGATATCCTAG GTATCTTATTTAATGATGTTTATGCTGCATCTAAGTTTGCTGTGGAAGGATTTTGCGAAAGTTTAGCTATCCAAGCACTCAAGTTCAAACTGCA GTTAAGTCTGATTGAACCAGGCCCAGTGGTTACagagtttgaaagaaaagtgtttgaAGATGGAATGAAGATGGATCTTTCAGCTGCAGATGAGGAAACAGCTGAGATGTTTACTAATATTTACcttaaaaattacaaacaaattTTCCAGAGCCTGGGACAAAGTGCTGAAGATGTTGCGGAG CATACAGTAAAGATAATTCTTGCAGAAAATCCACCTTTTCGCCATCAGACCAACACCTTGTATACTCCGATGACGACTCTGAAATATGCAGATCCAAATGGAGATCTACCCATTGATACATTCTACAAAATGGTTTTTCATCATGACAAAATTTTCAGTGCAAGTCTTAACTTTATCAAATTGCTAAGGTGGAGGAGTAGAAAGAGCTTTGACCTGGGAAAACCCTCACAATAA
- the LOC115349221 gene encoding retinol dehydrogenase 8-like isoform X1 — translation MARRNVLITGCSSGIGLALAVKMAKDEQKRFKVYATMRNLAKKEPLEEAAGRSLGKTLEIKQLDVCDEQSIKTCVNSIPDRRIDILVSNAGMGLIGPIECQTIDEMKTVMDTNFFGLVRLLKEILPDMKRRKNGHIVIISSVMGIQGILFNDVYAASKFAVEGFCESLAIQALKFKLQLSLIEPGPVVTEFERKVFEDGMKMDLSAADEETAEMFTNIYLKNYKQIFQSLGQSAEDVAEHTVKIILAENPPFRHQTNTLYTPMTTLKYADPNGDLPIDTFYKMVFHHDKIFSASLNFIKLLRWRSRKSFDLGKPSQ, via the exons ATGGCAAGAAGAAATGTCCTCATTACAGGTTGCTCCTCAGGAATTGGACTGGCATTAGCCgtaaaaatggcaaaagatgaacagaaaagatttaaag TGTATGCCACAATGCGGAATCTGGCCAAGAAAGAGCCACTCGAGGAAGCTGCAGGTCGCAGTCTGGGCAAAACCCTCGAAATTAAACAACTGGATGTCTGTGATGAACAGTCTATTAAAACTTGTGTGAATAGTATCCCTGACAGAAGGATTGATATCCTAG TTAGCAATGCTGGAATGGGGCTCATTGGACCTATTGAATGTCAGACCAtagatgaaatgaaaactgtgaTGGATACCAACTTCTTTGGACTAGTTCGACTCCTGAAGGAGATTTTGCCTGAcatgaagaggagaaagaacGGGCATATAGTTATAATAAGCAGTGTTATGGGAATACAAG GTATCTTATTTAATGATGTTTATGCTGCATCTAAGTTTGCTGTGGAAGGATTTTGCGAAAGTTTAGCTATCCAAGCACTCAAGTTCAAACTGCA GTTAAGTCTGATTGAACCAGGCCCAGTGGTTACagagtttgaaagaaaagtgtttgaAGATGGAATGAAGATGGATCTTTCAGCTGCAGATGAGGAAACAGCTGAGATGTTTACTAATATTTACcttaaaaattacaaacaaattTTCCAGAGCCTGGGACAAAGTGCTGAAGATGTTGCGGAG CATACAGTAAAGATAATTCTTGCAGAAAATCCACCTTTTCGCCATCAGACCAACACCTTGTATACTCCGATGACGACTCTGAAATATGCAGATCCAAATGGAGATCTACCCATTGATACATTCTACAAAATGGTTTTTCATCATGACAAAATTTTCAGTGCAAGTCTTAACTTTATCAAATTGCTAAGGTGGAGGAGTAGAAAGAGCTTTGACCTGGGAAAACCCTCACAATAA